From Paenibacillus sp. PvR098:
TCACCCGCGGGTAACGTACCGCAACCGGTCCGTCATTGAAGTCCACAGCTGTCTTCATCATATGCCTAAGTTCATTCTCGTCCTTCGGCATCATCAAAGTCATATTCGGAATGCTCCGCAGGTAGGCGATATCGTAAACGCCCTGATGCGTTTCCCCATCCGGACCGACAAAGCCAGCTCGGTCGATCGCAAAGATCACATTCAGGTTTGCCCGGCAAATGTCATGAACAACCTGATCATAGGCACGCTGAAGGAAGGTGGAATACACAGCAAATACCGGCTTCAAGCCAAGACTCGCCAGTCCTGCGGAGAAGGTGGCCGCATGCTGCTCTGCGATGCCGACATCGTACATCCGGTCCGGGTATGCCTTCGCAAAATTGAGCAGACCCGACCCCCCCGGCATAGCCGGGGTGATGGCTACGATCCGCTTATCTTCAACTGCAAGCTCGATTAGCGTGTTACCAAACACCTCTGTGTACATGGGAGGTCCGACCGGTTTCAGCACTTGACCGGATTCGATTTTGTACGGAGTAATCCCGTGCCACTTGTGCGAATCCGCTTCAGCAGGAGAGTAACCTTTCCCCTTTAGCGTAATAACGTGCACCAGTACAGGTCCGTTCACTTTGTCCGCCTGCTTCATGGTTTCAAGGAGGAGCGGCAGATTATGACCGTCTACCGGTCCAAGATACGTAAACCCGAGCTCTTCAAACCATACCCCTGGAACGACCAAATATTTGAAGGAATCTTTTAAACGTTCCGCCGTTTTGGCTAACGTGCCGCCAATAGCCGGAATTTTTTTGATCAAATGCTCGAATTCTTCCTTAGCCTTCACATAATGCCGATCCGATCGGATGCGCCCCAAATAATTATGCAGCGCGCCGACATTCGGAGCGATGGACATTTCATTATCGTTCAATATAACCATCAAATTTCTTTTTTCGTGCCCAATATGGTTCAGCGCTTCTAACGCCATCCCACCGGTAAGCGCACCATCACCAATGACCGCAACGACGCGGTTGGATTCGCCTTTATGGTCTCGGGCAACCGCCATCCCCATCGCAGCAGACAAAGATGTACTGCTGTGTCCGGCTTCCCATACATCATGATCGCTCTCGGAGCGCTTCACAAAACCGCATAGGCCCTTATACTTACGAAGTGTATCAAACAGATCCTTGCGGCCAGTCAATATTTTGTGAACGTAGGATTGATGTCCCACATCGAATATAAATTTATCGTTTGGACTGTCAAACAAATAGTGCAGAGCAATCGTTAACTCGACAACACCAAGGTTGGGCGCGAGGTGACCGCCGGTAGCCGAAAGCTTCTCGATAAGAAACTCTCTTGTCTCCGCGGCCACTTGCTCCAGTTGCTCCACTGTAAGACCTTTCAGGTCTTCAGGCTGATGAATTTGATTGAGCAGCACGCTTGTTCCCCCGCTTTCCATGGTAAATTAATGAATCTAATGCCGAGACGTTGCCTTGATATCATGAAGTATAGCACAGGAGAAGTCCGGTGCTCAAATCAAACATGAACTACAAGTTAATTAATTTCTATTAGTGATCCCGCTTCATCAAGAAGTCGGCAAGCTGTAGAAGCCTCTCCGGATTCGGAAAGCCCGCGTTCAGGATCGACTGCTTCGCTTCCCGGGTCAGTTCCTTCACCTTGGCCTCGGAGGCTTCGATCCCAATGAAATAAGGATAAGTCACCTTTTGCTGCTTCACATCGCTCTGCACCGGTTTACCCAGCTTCTGCTCGTCCCCTGTCAAATCCAGAATGTCGTCTTGAATTTGAAAAGCGAGACCGATGCAAGTGCCGAAATATTCAAGTGCGGCAAGCTGTTTTTCGCTGGCTTCAGCGATTCGACCGCCTGCTTTCAAAGAAAACACAATCAGGTCGCTCGTTTTATGCAGATGGATGTATTCAAGCTCCTCCAGCTGAGTTACGCCTTGCTCTCCCAGCATGTCTGCAGCTTGACCTCCCACCATGCCCGGAGCACCGGACAAACGCGAAAGATCCTCCACGATATCCGCGATAATCTCTCCAGAAACCCCATGTGTTCTTGCCGATTGAACAATCGTATGAAAAGCATGGGTCAGCAGCGCATCCCCTGCCAGAATAGCCATAGCTTCGCCGTACACTTTGTGATTCGTCGGTTTGCCGCGGCGGAAATCATCATTGTCCATGGCAGGCAAATCATCGTGTATAAGCGAATACGTATGGATCATCTCAACAGCCAAAGCAGCAGGCATTGCTGCCATGCAATCGCCTTTAAGCGATTCTGCAGCCGTTAGCACAAGGATCGGACGGAGTCTTTTGCCGCCAGCCATCAAGGAGTACATCATCGCTTCGCGTAAAGGCTCTGGGATATTCCATTGTGAAGGTATCGATGTCTTCAGCTCCTGCTCGATCAGGAGTGCCTTTTCTTTAATATATGTGTCTACCCCGGTTAACGGTTCAATCATCGGGTGTCCCCTTTATCGCCTTCGTCTGCTTGAAACGGCTTTTTGACCATGCCGCCTTCCTGCTCAAGCAGTACTTCGATTTTTCTTTCCACCTGCTCCAGCTTGCTGCTGCACAATTGCGACAGCTTCATCCCCTCCTGGAACAGCTCGATCGCTTGTTCGAGCGGAACGTCGCCGCTCTCTAGCTGAGCCACAATACGCTCCAGCTGATCCATGGCTTGCTCAAAGCTAGGCATCGCTTCCTGATTTGTCATCGACTTTCTCCTCCATTGACCAAACATGACAATCGATACGGCCATCCGTCAGCCTCAGCTTCAAAATATCCCCGATTTGAACTTGGTCGATCGATTTAATCAAATGCTTTTCCTTCTCGTCATATACTAAGCCGTAGCCGCGCTGCATGATTTTCAGAGGACTCAGGGCGTCGAGCTGCCGCATGCCCGCTATGAGCTCCTGTTGCTTCCCTTTCAGCACACCCTGCATCGATTGCCGCAGCTGCCGGGTAGAGGCGTCCAGCCGCTTTCGTGTATAAACAATTTGCTCCTTAGGGTTGAATGAGGCAAGCTTGCGTTCAGAACGCATCAGTCGCTCCCCCGACTTCGTCACCCGGCTCCGTATCTTGTAACCGAGCTGCTCCTGAATCCGGTCGAGCCTCTCGGCCGGCTGAAGCAGCAGCTGCCGTCTGGGGTTCGTCAAATAGGGCGAACGCTGCAGCCGTTTAAGCTTCTCTTTGCCGCGTTCGAGCTGTTTGGCCAGCCCCCCGTAAAGCTGCTGCTTGTAATAACCGATCTGCTGCATAAGCTCCAAATGATGCGGAACAGCAAGCTCAGCGGCGGCCGTAGGCGTAGCTGCCCGAAGGTCAGCTGCGAAATCAGCGATCGTGAAGTCCGTTTCGTGCCCTACGGCAGAGATGATCGGCAGCACCGAGTCAGAAATGGCCCGTGCTACGATTTCCTCATTAAACGCCCAGAGTTCCTCTAATGAACCCCCTCCGCGACCGACAATCAGTACGTCCACTTCGTTCATCGCATTCATTTCTCGGATTGCTTTCACGATGGAAGGAGCTGCCTGCTTCCCCTGTACCAACACAGGATATAAGAGGATAGGCACTGTCGGGTGACGGCGCTGCACCGTGGTAATGATATCGCGCACCGCAGCCCCGGTCGGTGATGTGATCACGCCGATCGCTCGTGGAAACTTAGGGATTGGCTTCTTCCGGGCCGGAGCAAAGAGTCCTTCCATTTCGAGCTTCTTCTTTAGCTGCTCAAAAGCCAAAAATAAGCTCCCGATTCCGTCGGGCTGCATCTGCGTCACGTAGAATTGATACTGGCCGTCCCGTTCGTAAACCGAAATATTGCCGCATGCCAGCACTTTGGTGCCTTCCCTCGGTATAAAAGCAAGCTTCTGATTGTAAGAAGCGAACATAATACTTTTTAACCGGCTATCCGCATCCTTTAACGTAAAATACATATGTCCGCTGGAATGATGCGTAAAGTTGGATATTTCGCCCTTCACCCATACATCCTGCAGGCGGTCATTGCCTTCCAGCAGCATTTTGACAAGTCGGTTCAAGTCTTTAATCGAATATACTTGTTTATCCTTCATGGCGGATCACAAAGCCATGTGCGCGCCTGCTGCCCGCTGTGCCGCTTCAAGCGTATTTCGAAGAAGCATGGTAATGGTCATGGGACCCACGCAGCCTGGAACCGGCGTCACGTAGCTTGCCGTATCCAGCACATCATCGAAATCAACGTCTCCCGCAAGCTTCCCGGTATCGAGACGGTTTATGCCCACATCAATCACTACCGCACCCGGTTTGACGTGTTTGCGGTTGATCATTTTAGCTTTGCCAACTGCCGCAACGAGTATATCCGCTTGACGCGTAATCTCCTCCATGTTCTTCGTCCGCGAGTGACATACCGTGACCGTAGCGTTCTCTCGCAGAAATAGAATCGCCATCGGCTTGCCGACGATATTACTGCGGCCGACGACGACGGCATGCTTGCCGGCGATGTCTACGCCGATTTTCTTCAAAATCTCGATGACGCCAGCGGGCGTACAAGGAGCCGGTCCTTCTTTGCCAATCATAAGATTGCCAACATTGACCGGATGAAAGCAGTCGACGTCCTTCTCCACGGCGATTACTTCCACTACACGTTCTTCCGAAATGTGCTTCGGCAAAGGTGACTGTACAAGAATACCGTGAATAGCGGAATCCTCGTTCAGTTTGGAAATCAAGCCAATCACTTCAGCCTCTGGCGTCTGTTCGGGGAGCGTGTACACCTCGGAGTGCATTCCCGCTTCTTCGCAGGCCTTTGCTTTATTACGAACATATACGTGAGAAGCAGGGTCGTCTCCAACGATGACCACGGCCAGCCCCGGACGAACGCCCTGCTGCGTAAGCTGTTCAACCTGCTCTTTGATTTGGGCGCGATAAGCGCTCACGATCTCTTTGCCATTTATCACTTGTGCGGACATACCATCCGTTCCCCTTTCCCTCGTTCAGACTTTCGGCGTCTTCTCTCTCAGCTTCTCCAAATCCTTGAACATCTTACCGAGCACACCGTTGACGAATTTCCCTGATTCCTCCGTCCCGAAATTCTTGGCCATCTCGATTGCCTCGTTCACGACCACCTTCGGCGGCACTCCCTCTTTGTATACCATCTCGTACGTGGCTAACCTCAATATTTCACGGTCCACTTTCGACAGCCTGTCCATTTGCCAACCTTTTAAATAATCCTCCAGCAAGCTGTCGATTTGCTGCTTATTCTGCGTTGTGCCTTCCACAAGCTCCAGCACGTCCACAGGCGATATTTGATCGCGCTCCCGTGTCAGCTGCGCTTCATCGTCACCTCTTGCCTCTTCAACTACGTGAGCGATGGCGTCACCGGATGTGACTTCGTTCATCGCAATTTGATACAGACTTTGCAGCGCAAGCTCCCTTGCCAATCTTCGTCTCATTAACCAATAAAACCTCCTGTTGGTTCACTTCAAGGCTCATAAAAAAAATCCTCAGGCTATCCCAAGGATTTTAGCGGAACAATCTCCATTTGTCCATTAGCCAGCGCCAAGTGTTTTCTGCGGGAAACATCGGCTCGTTCCGGTCCAACTTTTTCCCTATATAATATCCAGTATATACGATCAGGACAAAGATTAACATACGCCACAAGCCAAAGAACAAATATATCAGCCCTACGACGCCGCCGGCAAGTACCCCGACGGTTTTGCCCCTGTGCCTTTCCCATAGTTGTTCCCAAATTTGCATCCACATCCGGGAGGCTCACCTCTATTCCACTCGACTTTTGAAGGTGGGGGACGATTGCTGGATATTCGCTATAAATACGGTCACATGGGCGACCGGAATACCCGTAATGTCTTCAATATGATTCTTGACATGGCCTTGAATTTCTTCTGTTAGCGCTGGAATCGAACTTTCGCCGTCAACGATGGCGCGGATCACGATCTCAAGCCCCGATTGATTCACTTTGACCCGGGAACGCAAATCCTTCACACCCCGGGTACGGCCTGCTGCTTTGAGCGACAGGTTCTCAACCGTGTCCAAGGATATACGAATATCACCAAATTCCGTGCGCTGATCAATCGAAGGCACATCCGACTTGCCCCTTCTTACAGCCAAATAGAGGAAACGGATACTAATGAGAGCAACCGCAAATGTAATCGAGATGAATATGACCGCTGTGTCCAAATCATAATATACGTCATGGACAAAATTCTCTGCAGCATCTGTGGAAATGAGTCCGAATGCTGAGAACAAGAGGACAATGGATGCAATCAGTATCGCGCAGCTAAAAAGCAGCAGCAGCAGTCTATCGAGTACTTTTACCACGTGTTCCGACTCCTTCCGAAATATGGAGGAAACCCCCAGACGATAAGGTTTGGGGGTTCAACCGGGCTTTAATAATTATTTCACGCGTTGCGGAGACGTCTCGACCTCTTCGACTTTGTCCGCGCCCTTGAAAATGACGTCATGAATATGAACGTTGACCTGCACCACGCTAAGTCCTGTCATCGACTCAATCGCTTGCTTCACATTATTCTGAACTCCGCTTGCCACCTCGGGAATCTTCGTCCCGAATTCGATAACAATGGACACGTCGATGGCCGCTTCGCGCTGCCCCACTTCGACCTTTACGCCTTTGGATACGTTCTTCCGTCCGAGAAGCTCAGCGATACCGCCGGCTAATCCGCCGCTCATCCCGGCAACACCGGGAACTTCTACGGTAGCCATTCCGGCAATGATCTCAATCACCTCGGGGGCGATTTGAATCGTGCCCATCTCGGTCTTCTCATAATCCGCAGCCAGTGTACTCATGGATTGGTCCTCCTCCAAGTTTTTGCTTAGGCAAAAACGTCTTCAAAAAACATTCCTAATTCAACCTATGATTCGGTAAAGCGACTATATCATGATAGCAGCCCAGACCTTGTCTTATTGTATACTATACC
This genomic window contains:
- the xseA gene encoding exodeoxyribonuclease VII large subunit, whose product is MKDKQVYSIKDLNRLVKMLLEGNDRLQDVWVKGEISNFTHHSSGHMYFTLKDADSRLKSIMFASYNQKLAFIPREGTKVLACGNISVYERDGQYQFYVTQMQPDGIGSLFLAFEQLKKKLEMEGLFAPARKKPIPKFPRAIGVITSPTGAAVRDIITTVQRRHPTVPILLYPVLVQGKQAAPSIVKAIREMNAMNEVDVLIVGRGGGSLEELWAFNEEIVARAISDSVLPIISAVGHETDFTIADFAADLRAATPTAAAELAVPHHLELMQQIGYYKQQLYGGLAKQLERGKEKLKRLQRSPYLTNPRRQLLLQPAERLDRIQEQLGYKIRSRVTKSGERLMRSERKLASFNPKEQIVYTRKRLDASTRQLRQSMQGVLKGKQQELIAGMRQLDALSPLKIMQRGYGLVYDEKEKHLIKSIDQVQIGDILKLRLTDGRIDCHVWSMEEKVDDKSGSDA
- the amaP gene encoding alkaline shock response membrane anchor protein AmaP, which gives rise to MVKVLDRLLLLLFSCAILIASIVLLFSAFGLISTDAAENFVHDVYYDLDTAVIFISITFAVALISIRFLYLAVRRGKSDVPSIDQRTEFGDIRISLDTVENLSLKAAGRTRGVKDLRSRVKVNQSGLEIVIRAIVDGESSIPALTEEIQGHVKNHIEDITGIPVAHVTVFIANIQQSSPTFKSRVE
- a CDS encoding DUF2273 domain-containing protein; protein product: MWMQIWEQLWERHRGKTVGVLAGGVVGLIYLFFGLWRMLIFVLIVYTGYYIGKKLDRNEPMFPAENTWRWLMDKWRLFR
- a CDS encoding polyprenyl synthetase family protein: MIEPLTGVDTYIKEKALLIEQELKTSIPSQWNIPEPLREAMMYSLMAGGKRLRPILVLTAAESLKGDCMAAMPAALAVEMIHTYSLIHDDLPAMDNDDFRRGKPTNHKVYGEAMAILAGDALLTHAFHTIVQSARTHGVSGEIIADIVEDLSRLSGAPGMVGGQAADMLGEQGVTQLEELEYIHLHKTSDLIVFSLKAGGRIAEASEKQLAALEYFGTCIGLAFQIQDDILDLTGDEQKLGKPVQSDVKQQKVTYPYFIGIEASEAKVKELTREAKQSILNAGFPNPERLLQLADFLMKRDH
- the dxs gene encoding 1-deoxy-D-xylulose-5-phosphate synthase, with protein sequence MESGGTSVLLNQIHQPEDLKGLTVEQLEQVAAETREFLIEKLSATGGHLAPNLGVVELTIALHYLFDSPNDKFIFDVGHQSYVHKILTGRKDLFDTLRKYKGLCGFVKRSESDHDVWEAGHSSTSLSAAMGMAVARDHKGESNRVVAVIGDGALTGGMALEALNHIGHEKRNLMVILNDNEMSIAPNVGALHNYLGRIRSDRHYVKAKEEFEHLIKKIPAIGGTLAKTAERLKDSFKYLVVPGVWFEELGFTYLGPVDGHNLPLLLETMKQADKVNGPVLVHVITLKGKGYSPAEADSHKWHGITPYKIESGQVLKPVGPPMYTEVFGNTLIELAVEDKRIVAITPAMPGGSGLLNFAKAYPDRMYDVGIAEQHAATFSAGLASLGLKPVFAVYSTFLQRAYDQVVHDICRANLNVIFAIDRAGFVGPDGETHQGVYDIAYLRSIPNMTLMMPKDENELRHMMKTAVDFNDGPVAVRYPRVNGLGVSMDEPLRTIPIGSWEVLRQGEDAAILAVGPMIPLAFEAAEQLAKEGIQVRVVNARFIKPMDEAMLMQLAKEDIPLVTLEEGAQMGGFGSGVLEFYSLNNVYGMRVKLIGVPDYFVEHGSVKEQRQEVGLTAERLVTELQSLVPRKRQRA
- the nusB gene encoding transcription antitermination factor NusB yields the protein MRRRLARELALQSLYQIAMNEVTSGDAIAHVVEEARGDDEAQLTRERDQISPVDVLELVEGTTQNKQQIDSLLEDYLKGWQMDRLSKVDREILRLATYEMVYKEGVPPKVVVNEAIEMAKNFGTEESGKFVNGVLGKMFKDLEKLREKTPKV
- the folD gene encoding bifunctional methylenetetrahydrofolate dehydrogenase/methenyltetrahydrofolate cyclohydrolase FolD; its protein translation is MSAQVINGKEIVSAYRAQIKEQVEQLTQQGVRPGLAVVIVGDDPASHVYVRNKAKACEEAGMHSEVYTLPEQTPEAEVIGLISKLNEDSAIHGILVQSPLPKHISEERVVEVIAVEKDVDCFHPVNVGNLMIGKEGPAPCTPAGVIEILKKIGVDIAGKHAVVVGRSNIVGKPMAILFLRENATVTVCHSRTKNMEEITRQADILVAAVGKAKMINRKHVKPGAVVIDVGINRLDTGKLAGDVDFDDVLDTASYVTPVPGCVGPMTITMLLRNTLEAAQRAAGAHMAL
- a CDS encoding Asp23/Gls24 family envelope stress response protein, translated to MSTLAADYEKTEMGTIQIAPEVIEIIAGMATVEVPGVAGMSGGLAGGIAELLGRKNVSKGVKVEVGQREAAIDVSIVIEFGTKIPEVASGVQNNVKQAIESMTGLSVVQVNVHIHDVIFKGADKVEEVETSPQRVK
- the xseB gene encoding exodeoxyribonuclease VII small subunit; its protein translation is MTNQEAMPSFEQAMDQLERIVAQLESGDVPLEQAIELFQEGMKLSQLCSSKLEQVERKIEVLLEQEGGMVKKPFQADEGDKGDTR